One region of Acidimicrobiales bacterium genomic DNA includes:
- a CDS encoding LLM class flavin-dependent oxidoreductase translates to MRVRIFTEPQQGATYDQLLTLARTAEQCGFDAFFRSDHYLHIPGVTGGTGEPGPTDAWITLAGLARETSR, encoded by the coding sequence GTGCGAGTCCGGATCTTCACCGAGCCCCAACAAGGGGCCACCTACGACCAGCTGCTGACCCTCGCCCGAACGGCGGAGCAGTGCGGCTTCGATGCCTTCTTCCGCTCGGACCACTACCTGCACATCCCCGGGGTGACCGGGGGCACGGGTGAGCCGGGCCCGACCGATGCCTGGATCACGCTGGCCGGGCTGGCTCGGGAGACGAGCCGC